In Nostoc sp. CENA543, a single genomic region encodes these proteins:
- the typA gene encoding translational GTPase TypA: MTLPIRNVAIIAHVDHGKTTLVDALLRQSGIFREGEDVPDCVMDSNDLERERGITILAKNTAVRYKETLINIIDTPGHADFGGEVERVLGMVDGCILIVDANEGPMPQTRFVLKKALEKGLRPIVVVNKIDRPQAEPHGAIDKVLDLFLELGADDDQCDFPYLFASGLSGYAKETLEDEPKDMQPLFDAILRHVPPPVGDATKPLQLQVTTLDYSEYLGRIVIGRIHNGTIRGGQQAALVTETGAIVKAKISKLLGFEGLKRVELEEASAGHIVAVAGFADANIGETITDPNEPQALPLIKVDEPTLQMTFWVNDSPFAGQEGKLVTSRQVRDRLFRELETNVALRVEETDSPDKFLVSGRGELHLGILIETMRREGYEFQVSQPQVIYREVNGQPCEPYELLVLDVPSDAVGSCIERLGQRKGEMQDMQPGVSNRTQLEFVIPARGLIGFRGEFMRMTRGEGIMNHSFLDYRPLCGEIEARNKGVLIAFEEGVSTFYAMKNAEDRGLFFIVPGTKVYKGMIVGEHNRPQDLELNVCKTKQLTNHRASGGDELVQLQAPVEMSLERALEYIGPDELVEVTPQSIRLRKMAKKLAKR; this comes from the coding sequence ATGACGCTCCCAATTCGTAACGTCGCCATTATCGCCCACGTAGACCACGGCAAAACCACCCTGGTTGATGCACTCCTCAGACAGTCCGGCATTTTCCGAGAAGGTGAAGACGTTCCGGATTGCGTCATGGACTCCAATGACCTAGAACGGGAAAGAGGAATTACCATCCTGGCGAAAAATACCGCCGTTCGCTACAAAGAAACCCTCATCAATATTATTGATACCCCTGGACACGCTGACTTCGGTGGCGAAGTAGAACGCGTACTAGGTATGGTTGACGGTTGTATCCTGATTGTCGATGCCAATGAAGGCCCCATGCCTCAAACCCGCTTCGTGTTGAAAAAGGCATTGGAAAAAGGCTTACGTCCCATCGTCGTCGTCAACAAAATCGACCGTCCCCAAGCCGAACCCCACGGTGCAATAGATAAAGTATTGGATCTGTTCTTAGAATTAGGCGCAGATGATGACCAGTGCGACTTCCCTTATCTATTCGCTTCTGGTCTTTCTGGCTACGCTAAAGAAACCTTGGAAGACGAACCCAAGGATATGCAGCCTTTATTTGATGCCATTTTGCGTCACGTTCCACCCCCAGTAGGCGATGCAACCAAGCCTCTGCAATTGCAAGTTACAACCCTAGATTATTCTGAATATCTAGGACGCATCGTCATTGGTAGAATCCACAACGGCACAATTCGCGGTGGTCAGCAAGCAGCTCTGGTAACAGAAACAGGCGCAATTGTCAAGGCAAAAATCAGCAAATTGCTAGGTTTTGAAGGCTTGAAGCGGGTGGAATTAGAAGAAGCTTCCGCAGGTCATATCGTTGCGGTTGCTGGTTTTGCTGATGCAAACATTGGGGAAACCATCACAGATCCCAACGAACCCCAAGCATTACCACTAATTAAAGTAGATGAACCTACCTTACAAATGACCTTCTGGGTGAATGATTCACCTTTTGCGGGTCAAGAAGGTAAATTGGTAACGTCGAGACAAGTACGCGATCGCCTATTCCGTGAATTAGAAACTAACGTGGCTTTGCGCGTCGAAGAAACCGACTCCCCCGACAAATTCCTAGTTTCTGGTCGTGGTGAATTACACTTGGGTATCTTAATCGAAACCATGCGCCGCGAAGGTTATGAGTTTCAGGTTTCCCAGCCACAGGTAATTTACCGCGAAGTTAACGGTCAACCTTGCGAACCTTATGAATTGTTAGTCTTAGACGTTCCCTCTGATGCAGTTGGTAGCTGTATCGAACGTCTTGGACAACGCAAAGGCGAAATGCAAGATATGCAGCCTGGAGTTAGCAACCGTACCCAGCTAGAATTTGTCATTCCCGCCCGTGGTTTGATTGGTTTCCGTGGTGAATTCATGCGGATGACCCGTGGTGAAGGGATCATGAACCACAGCTTCTTAGATTATCGTCCTCTGTGTGGTGAAATTGAAGCCCGTAACAAAGGCGTGTTGATTGCCTTTGAAGAAGGCGTTTCCACATTCTATGCCATGAAGAATGCTGAAGATAGAGGCTTATTCTTCATTGTTCCTGGTACTAAAGTGTACAAGGGCATGATTGTCGGTGAACACAACCGTCCCCAAGACTTAGAATTAAATGTCTGCAAAACCAAGCAGTTAACCAACCACCGCGCATCCGGTGGCGATGAGTTGGTACAGTTGCAAGCACCTGTAGAAATGAGTCTCGAACGGGCGTTAGAGTACATCGGCCCCGATGAGTTGGTGGAAGTTACACCCCAATCTATTCGCCTACGGAAGATGGCGAAGAAATTGGCGAAACGGTAA
- a CDS encoding Uma2 family endonuclease, whose protein sequence is MLSTQISPQISLEDFLNLPETKPASEYINGRIYQKPMPQGKHSILQTELSSTINQLGKSRKLALALTELRCTFGGRSLVPDIAVFEWSRIPTDEDGEIANKFESYPDWTIEILSPDQSPNRVINKIIFCVNQGTKLGWFIDANDKSVMVFQPNKLPEVKYDADILPVLDVLSDWQIKVVDIFNWLKVK, encoded by the coding sequence ATGCTATCAACTCAGATATCGCCCCAAATTTCCTTAGAAGACTTTCTCAACTTACCAGAAACTAAACCAGCTAGCGAATATATCAACGGACGCATCTACCAAAAACCAATGCCTCAAGGAAAACATAGTATTCTTCAAACTGAGCTATCATCTACAATCAATCAGCTTGGTAAATCGCGCAAACTTGCTTTAGCCTTAACCGAATTACGCTGCACTTTTGGCGGACGTTCATTAGTTCCAGATATTGCGGTGTTTGAATGGTCACGCATTCCCACTGATGAAGACGGAGAGATTGCCAATAAATTTGAAAGTTACCCAGATTGGACTATTGAAATTCTCTCACCTGACCAATCACCCAACCGAGTCATTAATAAAATTATTTTCTGTGTTAACCAAGGAACTAAATTAGGTTGGTTTATTGACGCTAATGATAAATCAGTGATGGTATTTCAACCCAATAAATTACCTGAAGTGAAATATGATGCTGATATCTTGCCAGTGTTAGATGTGTTAAGTGATTGGCAAATAAAGGTAGTAGATATTTTTAATTGGTTGAAAGTTAAATAA
- a CDS encoding MvdC family ATP-grasp ribosomal peptide maturase, with amino-acid sequence MSFQKDVVLLITHSGDYFTIDRVIASLLKRGVQPIRLDTDKFPMNIKINAYLNNDGNHHRVELDDIVFDSQQVKSVWMRRIWEADLSPDLAPKFRVACVNQSSAVLDGFWDSLKQAFWLDDLAKIHAAENKLYQLRVAAEVGLLIPKTLVTNDAEAARDFFGQVDEKMITKLLRPLYYGMEGSNFFMYTSVVKAADLEDAESLRYCPMVFQEQIPKLKELRAIYVDGKLFVGALDASIYADSTQDWRRNTPRDCAWKIDELPEEIIHRLREFMGHLELKFGAFDFIVTPDGEHIFLEVNPNGEWGMLERDLDYPIADAIAETLVSNFPLQL; translated from the coding sequence ATGAGTTTTCAGAAAGATGTCGTTTTATTGATTACTCACAGTGGCGATTATTTCACTATTGATAGAGTGATAGCATCGCTATTGAAACGAGGTGTCCAGCCAATACGTTTGGACACTGATAAATTTCCCATGAATATTAAAATTAATGCCTATTTAAATAATGACGGTAATCATCACAGGGTAGAATTAGACGATATTGTATTTGATAGTCAACAAGTCAAATCTGTATGGATGCGACGCATTTGGGAGGCAGATTTAAGTCCAGATTTAGCACCAAAATTTCGTGTGGCTTGTGTCAATCAATCCTCGGCTGTGCTTGACGGCTTTTGGGATAGTCTTAAACAAGCTTTTTGGTTAGATGATTTAGCAAAAATTCATGCAGCAGAAAATAAGTTATATCAATTACGCGTAGCGGCGGAAGTTGGTCTTTTAATACCCAAAACTCTAGTAACTAATGATGCTGAAGCCGCTAGAGATTTTTTTGGGCAGGTTGATGAAAAGATGATTACTAAACTGCTGCGTCCGCTTTATTATGGGATGGAAGGCTCTAACTTTTTTATGTACACTAGCGTCGTCAAAGCGGCAGATTTAGAAGATGCTGAGAGTTTGCGCTATTGTCCTATGGTATTTCAAGAACAGATTCCCAAACTCAAAGAGTTACGCGCTATTTATGTGGATGGGAAGCTATTTGTTGGAGCCTTAGATGCGTCAATTTATGCTGATTCTACTCAAGATTGGCGACGCAATACCCCAAGAGATTGTGCATGGAAAATTGATGAATTACCAGAGGAAATAATTCATCGTCTTAGGGAATTTATGGGACATTTAGAGTTAAAATTTGGTGCGTTTGATTTTATTGTCACACCAGATGGAGAACATATTTTTTTAGAAGTGAATCCGAATGGTGAATGGGGAATGTTGGAGAGAGATTTAGATTATCCCATTGCAGATGCGATCGCAGAAACTTTAGTGAGTAATTTTCCACTACAATTATGA
- a CDS encoding HlyD family efflux transporter periplasmic adaptor subunit, producing the protein MADVNLVSPADSPNHPQKIPNPDSLHLATPNEFLPPISKWTTLGGVVLLGIFAVSIALAGVLKYKVTIKAPATIRPSGELRLVQSPIEGTVKDITVQVNQRVNQGDIIAIIDDRRLQTQKQQLLINSQQTRLQLSQIDAQIIALDQQITAEQSRRDRNIASIQAELNRNRRDLQNRQVTSVTQVDEAKANLQQAQKELQKSQAQLKSAEASLNSSLASLKAAKAKRDRYQPLVQSGSLSQDQFQEVQLAVEQQQQLLAAQQATVEERQQSILQQQQAVAAAAARLKAAYTGLNPSDADVTITQERIASETASSKISLAKFNQERQQLIQQKLEIQKQASSNRQDLMQINRDIANTVIRATASGIIQELKLRNNAQIVRSGDTIAQIAPSQSPLVIKALVGNQDIRKVEKGQQVQVRLSSCPYTEYGTLKAKVQTISPDTISAEDQGGSTGTYQVTIQPETSVLTAGDRQCVIQSGMEGRADIISSEETVFNFILRKARLLTDM; encoded by the coding sequence ATGGCTGATGTGAATTTAGTTTCGCCTGCTGATTCTCCCAATCATCCCCAGAAAATCCCTAATCCAGATTCTCTGCACCTCGCTACGCCTAACGAGTTTCTACCACCGATTAGTAAATGGACAACTTTAGGCGGTGTGGTACTGCTGGGGATTTTTGCGGTGAGTATTGCTTTAGCAGGTGTACTCAAGTACAAAGTCACAATTAAAGCACCAGCAACGATTCGTCCTAGTGGAGAACTGCGTCTAGTACAATCTCCCATTGAGGGGACGGTTAAAGATATTACCGTACAAGTTAATCAAAGAGTGAATCAAGGCGATATCATTGCCATCATTGACGATCGCAGACTGCAAACTCAAAAACAGCAATTATTAATTAACAGTCAGCAAACTAGACTGCAACTATCGCAAATAGATGCTCAGATTATAGCTCTAGATCAGCAAATTACCGCCGAACAATCCCGACGCGATCGCAATATTGCATCCATCCAAGCCGAACTCAACCGCAACCGCAGAGACTTGCAAAACAGACAAGTAACTTCCGTCACCCAAGTTGATGAAGCTAAAGCCAATCTCCAGCAAGCGCAAAAAGAGTTACAAAAAAGCCAAGCACAGTTAAAATCGGCCGAAGCGTCTCTAAATTCTAGCCTAGCTTCTTTAAAAGCTGCTAAAGCTAAACGAGATAGATATCAACCCTTAGTACAATCCGGTTCACTTTCCCAGGATCAATTCCAAGAAGTACAGTTAGCAGTAGAACAACAACAACAACTGCTAGCCGCACAACAAGCCACCGTAGAAGAACGTCAACAAAGCATCCTACAACAACAACAAGCCGTAGCCGCAGCCGCCGCGAGACTTAAAGCCGCCTATACAGGCTTAAATCCCAGTGACGCAGATGTCACAATCACCCAAGAAAGAATTGCCAGCGAAACAGCCAGCAGTAAAATTAGTTTGGCGAAATTCAATCAAGAACGACAACAACTCATTCAACAAAAACTCGAAATTCAAAAGCAAGCCAGCAGTAATCGCCAAGACCTGATGCAAATTAACCGCGATATTGCCAATACAGTCATTCGTGCCACGGCATCAGGTATAATTCAGGAATTGAAACTGCGAAATAATGCCCAAATCGTGCGTTCTGGGGATACGATAGCGCAAATAGCACCCAGTCAATCACCGTTAGTGATTAAAGCACTAGTCGGTAATCAAGATATTCGGAAAGTGGAGAAGGGACAACAAGTACAAGTACGTCTTTCTAGCTGTCCTTACACCGAATACGGTACTTTAAAAGCCAAAGTGCAAACCATTTCCCCAGACACTATCTCAGCCGAAGATCAAGGCGGCAGTACAGGCACTTATCAAGTTACCATCCAACCAGAAACATCAGTCTTAACAGCAGGCGATCGCCAATGTGTGATTCAATCTGGGATGGAAGGTAGAGCTGATATTATTTCTTCCGAAGAAACAGTGTTTAATTTTATTCTCAGAAAAGCCAGACTGTTGACTGATATGTAG
- a CDS encoding GNAT family N-acetyltransferase produces MLIPQLSTPRLILRPFNQQDFDAYADMCGDSEVMRYIGYGQPLSREESWRNLAMMVGHWQLRGYGMWAVEEKSSGEMIGRIGYWQPENWPGLEIGWSLRRQFWGLGYATEGAKAAMAYGFENWGITQLISLIRPENQASRRVAEKLGEKLQSSITLLGAEALLYRINKEDFHQM; encoded by the coding sequence ATGCTAATTCCCCAACTTTCGACACCCCGCTTAATTTTACGCCCATTTAATCAGCAAGACTTTGATGCTTACGCCGATATGTGCGGAGATTCCGAAGTGATGCGTTACATCGGCTATGGTCAACCTTTATCCCGTGAAGAATCATGGCGCAATTTGGCGATGATGGTGGGACATTGGCAATTACGGGGTTATGGAATGTGGGCGGTTGAAGAAAAATCTAGTGGCGAAATGATTGGTAGAATTGGCTACTGGCAACCAGAAAACTGGCCGGGACTAGAAATTGGTTGGTCTTTGCGGCGACAATTTTGGGGTTTGGGCTACGCTACGGAAGGTGCAAAGGCGGCGATGGCTTATGGCTTTGAAAACTGGGGAATAACCCAGTTAATCAGTTTAATTCGCCCAGAAAATCAAGCTTCGAGACGGGTAGCGGAAAAATTAGGCGAAAAATTGCAGAGTTCGATTACTCTCCTGGGTGCAGAAGCTTTACTTTACCGCATTAACAAGGAAGATTTTCATCAAATGTAG
- a CDS encoding TMEM165/GDT1 family protein: MDWHLLGLSFITVFISELGDKSQLAAIALSGRGQSVRAVFFGSAAALLLASFLGALAGGAVAEVFPTRLLKAIAAVGFAVLAVRLLFFNGEESSDAEQTPENLQL, from the coding sequence ATGGATTGGCATCTTTTAGGACTCAGTTTTATTACAGTATTTATTTCCGAGTTAGGCGACAAAAGCCAACTAGCCGCGATCGCACTTTCTGGTCGTGGTCAATCTGTGCGTGCAGTTTTCTTTGGGAGTGCGGCGGCGTTACTCTTGGCTAGTTTCCTCGGTGCATTAGCTGGGGGTGCGGTTGCAGAGGTATTCCCCACCCGGTTATTAAAAGCGATCGCGGCTGTCGGTTTTGCGGTTCTGGCTGTGCGTCTATTATTCTTTAATGGTGAAGAATCGTCAGATGCCGAACAGACTCCTGAAAATCTGCAACTGTAA
- a CDS encoding TMEM165/GDT1 family protein — MKLDSAPVILTGVSASKNQPTLTVTTECSTIEPIQPVVSAESQKKQDSPLIVFATTFITIFLAEIGDKTQLSTLLMSAESHAPWVVFLGSAAALITTSLLGVLLGSWISKKFSPKILDKSAGIMLLFVSVMLLWDVLQG, encoded by the coding sequence GTGAAACTTGACTCTGCACCTGTAATCCTAACTGGCGTATCTGCGTCTAAGAACCAGCCAACATTAACAGTGACCACCGAATGTAGCACAATTGAACCGATTCAGCCTGTAGTTAGTGCTGAGAGCCAGAAAAAGCAAGATTCACCACTTATTGTTTTCGCTACTACTTTTATTACGATTTTTCTCGCAGAAATTGGCGATAAAACCCAACTATCAACTTTATTAATGAGTGCAGAATCCCATGCACCTTGGGTAGTATTTCTCGGTTCTGCGGCTGCACTGATTACCACCAGCTTATTAGGTGTATTGTTAGGTAGTTGGATTTCTAAAAAATTCAGTCCCAAAATTCTAGACAAATCAGCCGGAATCATGCTGCTGTTTGTCTCCGTCATGCTCTTGTGGGATGTATTACAAGGTTAA
- the fusA gene encoding elongation factor G: MIPRTRIRNIGISAHIDSGKTTLSERILFYTGRIHAIEEVRGGGKGATMDFMPEEKLHGITITSAATTCQWHDTQINLIDTPGHVDFTIEVERALRVLDGAVMLLCAVAGVQSQSITVDRQMKRYRIPRLAFINKMDRVGANPFRVVQAMHDRLQLNAVLLQYPIGSEDQFQGVIDLVEMNAHYFEGENGENWLQKPIPENLLTQAQEAREKMLDALSLFSEAMTEKLLAGEEVPKQMIWDTIRQATLSLQLTPVLLGSAFKNKGVQNLLDAIALYLPSPIDREVVKTAEGVSVYPNLDDSLVALAFKLTVESFGQLTYTRIYSGTLKTGDTVYNSRTKQRLQIGRLVRMHANKREEIKEAVAGDIIALLGVDCASGDTFCSGEPFVSLEGMYVPEPVITLAITPKKQEDSDRLAKALHRFQKEDPTFRLSIDPELGTTLISGMGELHLEIYVERLQREYNTDVYVGQPAVAYRETISQKAHFDYRLKKQSGGSGQFAHVQGWIEPTTEPFVFENQVVGGAIPKEFIPACEKGFREAIQSGQLEGYPVTGVKVVLDGGSYHKVDSSELAFRAAAHQALEEALTQAKPYILEPIMLVEVETPNEFLGRVQGDLSSRRGVLLGSETMQTYSVIQAEVPLVQMFGYSTDLRSLTAGMATFSMEFACYRQGRSSECC; encoded by the coding sequence ATGATTCCCCGAACACGCATCCGAAATATTGGTATATCTGCTCACATTGACTCTGGTAAAACTACACTTTCAGAGCGCATTCTCTTCTATACGGGCAGAATCCATGCAATTGAGGAAGTACGGGGAGGCGGCAAAGGTGCAACAATGGACTTTATGCCAGAGGAAAAGTTACACGGTATTACCATCACCTCTGCTGCTACAACCTGTCAATGGCACGATACGCAAATTAATCTGATTGATACACCCGGACACGTAGATTTTACGATAGAAGTTGAGCGTGCTTTGCGGGTATTGGATGGGGCTGTGATGTTGTTGTGTGCTGTAGCTGGTGTGCAGTCCCAATCAATCACCGTAGACCGTCAGATGAAACGTTATCGGATTCCCCGATTGGCATTTATTAACAAAATGGATCGGGTGGGTGCAAATCCTTTCCGTGTAGTCCAGGCGATGCACGACAGATTGCAATTAAATGCTGTGTTGTTGCAGTATCCCATCGGTAGTGAAGACCAATTCCAAGGGGTGATTGACCTCGTGGAAATGAACGCCCATTATTTTGAGGGAGAAAATGGGGAAAATTGGCTGCAAAAACCCATTCCTGAAAATTTACTGACACAAGCACAGGAAGCACGGGAAAAAATGCTAGATGCGTTATCGCTATTCTCTGAGGCGATGACAGAGAAATTATTGGCGGGTGAAGAAGTTCCCAAACAGATGATTTGGGACACCATTCGCCAAGCTACTCTCAGTCTGCAACTCACCCCTGTGCTATTGGGTTCAGCCTTTAAAAATAAGGGTGTGCAGAACTTATTGGATGCGATCGCTCTTTATCTCCCATCTCCTATTGATAGGGAAGTAGTCAAAACTGCTGAGGGCGTAAGTGTCTATCCTAACCTTGATGATTCCCTGGTGGCGTTGGCGTTTAAACTCACAGTCGAGTCCTTTGGACAATTGACCTACACCCGCATCTACTCCGGGACGTTGAAAACAGGTGATACTGTCTACAACTCCCGCACCAAACAACGGCTGCAAATCGGGCGGTTGGTGAGGATGCACGCCAATAAACGGGAAGAAATCAAAGAAGCGGTAGCAGGGGATATTATCGCCCTATTGGGTGTGGATTGTGCTTCTGGTGATACCTTCTGTAGTGGAGAACCGTTTGTGTCTCTTGAAGGGATGTATGTACCCGAACCAGTGATTACACTGGCAATTACACCCAAAAAACAAGAAGATAGCGATCGCCTCGCCAAAGCCTTGCACCGCTTCCAGAAGGAAGACCCGACTTTCCGCTTGAGTATTGACCCCGAATTAGGCACAACCTTAATTTCTGGGATGGGAGAATTACATCTGGAAATTTACGTAGAACGCCTGCAACGGGAATACAACACCGATGTTTATGTCGGTCAGCCTGCGGTAGCTTATCGGGAAACCATCAGCCAAAAAGCTCACTTTGACTATCGACTGAAAAAACAATCCGGTGGTTCTGGTCAATTCGCCCATGTCCAAGGCTGGATTGAACCCACCACAGAACCCTTTGTGTTTGAAAATCAGGTAGTCGGCGGTGCAATTCCTAAAGAATTCATCCCCGCCTGTGAGAAAGGTTTCCGTGAAGCCATCCAATCAGGACAGCTAGAAGGCTATCCAGTCACAGGGGTAAAAGTCGTGCTAGATGGTGGTTCTTATCATAAAGTAGATTCTTCAGAATTAGCTTTTAGAGCCGCCGCCCATCAAGCCTTAGAGGAAGCGTTAACTCAAGCTAAACCTTATATTCTCGAACCCATCATGCTGGTAGAAGTGGAAACACCAAACGAGTTTTTGGGAAGAGTCCAGGGTGATTTGTCTTCCCGTCGCGGTGTATTGCTGGGTTCAGAAACCATGCAAACTTACTCCGTAATTCAGGCGGAAGTTCCATTAGTGCAGATGTTTGGTTATTCTACCGACTTGCGATCGCTCACAGCCGGAATGGCGACATTCTCAATGGAGTTTGCTTGTTATCGTCAAGGAAGGAGTAGTGAGTGCTGTTAG
- a CDS encoding Rieske (2Fe-2S) protein, whose protein sequence is MNWIKVLPQDELPPNGRKVVKVEQRNILLLHHNNQVFAVENSCPHLKLPMQKGKITDDGAIVCPFHRSAFDLSTGNPKEWTPFPPGIGKVMGMISKEKALSVFPTRVEEGSIWVGV, encoded by the coding sequence ATGAACTGGATTAAAGTTCTTCCCCAAGATGAACTGCCACCCAACGGACGCAAAGTAGTAAAAGTAGAACAACGCAACATCCTTTTACTTCACCACAATAACCAAGTTTTCGCCGTAGAAAATTCCTGTCCTCATCTCAAGTTACCCATGCAAAAAGGGAAAATCACCGATGATGGGGCTATTGTCTGTCCCTTCCACCGCAGTGCTTTTGATTTATCCACCGGTAATCCCAAAGAATGGACACCTTTCCCCCCCGGTATTGGTAAGGTAATGGGTATGATTTCCAAAGAAAAAGCTCTTTCTGTTTTTCCCACCCGTGTAGAAGAAGGTAGTATCTGGGTGGGAGTCTGA